The Neoarius graeffei isolate fNeoGra1 chromosome 7, fNeoGra1.pri, whole genome shotgun sequence genome includes a region encoding these proteins:
- the LOC132889118 gene encoding zinc finger BED domain-containing protein 5-like, with product MTRIMCGEKAARELNLVLLSNDTVSTRINDMADDVKKTLIERIKNSRYLAIQLDETTDVAELANLLVYVRYEYDGVAQEDFMFCKSLETRTTSEQIFQLLNKFIQEHGLDWTLQDCVHRGMHTHHIKLKSSHWS from the exons atgacacgtatcatgtgtggagagaaagctgccagagagttaaacttggtgctgctttcaaatgacaccgtgtcaacgAGAATAAACGatatggctgacgatgttaaaaagacactgattgagcgcattaagaacagtagatatcttgccatacagcttgatgagactacagatgttgcagagtTGGCCAATTTATTGGTTTATGTGAGATATGAATATGACGGTGTGGCTCAGGAGGACTTTATGTTCTGTAAATCACTGGAGACCAGAACTACATCAGAGCAAATATTCCAGTTACTGAACAAGTTCATCCAGGAGCATGGCTTGGATTGGACGTTGCAGGACTGTGTTCACAGAGGCATGCACACCCATCACATTAAGCTCA aaagcagtcactggagttaa